From Flavobacterium arcticum, the proteins below share one genomic window:
- a CDS encoding PspA/IM30 family protein, with product MKFLRRLFKIGQAEVHHAIDGVEDPIKMTEQGIRDMKQDLDKGLEALAQVKAMSIRAKNEIEEHGNKAEDYNEKAMLILKKAQKGDMDAEEADRLATEALLKKEESMAHQQRAEGDKEKFDQNVLQMEGNVQTIKQNINKWENELKILRSRVKVADATKSLNKQMAKIDTNGTISLLERMKEKVIQEEALAEAYGEIANSTKSVDAEIDKAVDVKKSKAMSELEKLKSQMGIGGGTPE from the coding sequence ATGAAATTTCTAAGAAGATTATTTAAGATTGGACAGGCAGAGGTGCACCACGCTATAGATGGAGTAGAAGATCCTATAAAAATGACAGAGCAAGGTATAAGAGATATGAAACAAGATCTTGATAAAGGTCTAGAAGCTTTGGCGCAGGTAAAAGCCATGAGCATACGTGCTAAAAATGAGATAGAAGAGCACGGTAACAAGGCAGAAGATTATAACGAAAAAGCCATGCTGATACTAAAAAAAGCACAAAAAGGCGATATGGATGCCGAAGAGGCTGACCGACTAGCAACTGAAGCCTTGCTTAAAAAAGAAGAATCAATGGCACACCAGCAGCGTGCTGAGGGTGACAAGGAGAAATTTGACCAAAATGTATTGCAAATGGAGGGCAATGTGCAAACCATTAAGCAAAATATTAATAAATGGGAAAACGAATTAAAAATATTAAGAAGCCGTGTTAAGGTTGCGGATGCTACTAAGAGCCTTAACAAACAAATGGCTAAGATAGATACAAATGGCACCATATCGCTTTTAGAACGTATGAAAGAAAAAGTAATACAAGAGGAAGCGTTAGCGGAAGCCTATGGCGAAATTGCCAACTCAACCAAATCGGTAGATGCCGAGATAGACAAGGCTGTAGATGTAAAAAAATCTAAAGCCATGAGCGAGCTCGAAAAGCTGAAATCCCAAATGGGTATCGGCGGTGGCACACCGGAATAA
- a CDS encoding OB-fold-containig protein yields the protein MEELIRISFSPVNAFFTIMSIIMLLYWLLVIIAGLDPDLFSVEFDAADVDGDFGVDGNGGSGGFMKILEYFSFDELPMMFIVTIVFFSMWFLGVNISYYLGVESSLLGFILLIPNFIFSLFLVKILAKPLGKLYKLVNHKGEPEIDFLGRRCNVITSIAQDKTGMIELIVNGDPIKLYARSNTEERITVGQQAVIVKESEDKRYYLIEKFDY from the coding sequence ATGGAGGAATTAATTAGAATTTCTTTTTCGCCTGTCAATGCATTTTTTACCATCATGTCTATTATCATGTTGCTATATTGGCTATTGGTCATTATAGCAGGTTTAGATCCTGATTTATTTAGTGTAGAGTTTGATGCAGCAGATGTTGATGGCGATTTTGGTGTCGATGGCAACGGGGGTAGTGGTGGATTCATGAAAATACTCGAGTATTTTAGTTTTGACGAACTCCCCATGATGTTTATTGTTACCATAGTCTTTTTTAGTATGTGGTTTTTAGGCGTCAATATCTCATACTATTTAGGCGTAGAGAGTTCTTTGTTAGGATTTATATTACTTATTCCTAACTTTATTTTTAGTCTGTTTTTAGTGAAAATATTGGCCAAACCACTGGGAAAGCTATATAAACTAGTCAACCATAAGGGCGAACCAGAAATTGATTTTTTAGGGCGCAGGTGTAATGTTATTACATCAATAGCGCAAGATAAAACAGGAATGATAGAACTCATAGTAAATGGCGACCCTATAAAGCTGTATGCCCGCAGTAATACCGAAGAAAGAATTACAGTAGGACAGCAAGCAGTTATAGTAAAAGAAAGCGAAGACAAGAGATACTACCTCATTGAAAAATTCGATTATTAG
- a CDS encoding type III secretion system chaperone family protein has product MKDYFGVVKNYLNELELEVKYENHKDGVFIVSSEQDGIVNLIICVAYPIVIFEQYLFEIKPDAYTVFKELLQKNRDIIHGAFVLDDTGRKVIFRDSLQLENLDQNEFGATLNSLSLLLSEYSEQIINFSKN; this is encoded by the coding sequence ATGAAAGACTATTTTGGAGTGGTTAAAAATTACCTGAATGAGCTTGAGCTTGAGGTTAAATACGAAAATCATAAAGATGGCGTATTTATAGTGAGCAGCGAGCAAGACGGTATAGTTAATCTTATTATTTGTGTGGCATATCCTATTGTTATTTTTGAGCAATATTTGTTTGAAATCAAGCCAGATGCTTACACAGTATTTAAAGAATTACTCCAAAAAAATCGCGATATTATTCACGGGGCCTTTGTTCTTGATGATACAGGTAGAAAAGTAATTTTCAGAGATTCGCTACAACTCGAAAATTTAGACCAGAATGAGTTTGGGGCAACGTTAAATTCGCTCAGCCTGTTGCTTAGCGAGTATTCGGAACAGATTATTAACTTTTCAAAAAATTAA
- a CDS encoding DNA repair ATPase: MSTLEGGTYEIIQARLEAQKKDLLDRLQKLNGARKEVFGSIETKLIANNRIITQNNCIPADIVSINDRCILGYNVHFGLRTDIKAEDVFAIYVYENGDFREENLDFIGDETFQTDFFNLYKYYRDTSFRKFFIAGNYLHMVFQISDRISDIKTFKWLIKDNQLTYIDNRSDHEYKFPRQHDFRWQETTREMQKYGEHPHVSILDKVFVETVGGTLTIKIENNTAVGKGIYDEDVIHPDQTLDDGNFQYADLGNLIALRIKPFQEEPRYFIYNHKLQEVRKIDSLETSAILLPDDHGLIFSNGYYLQTGEYKIFESSLENLMFQERIASPNGEDFMYVFYEETYGQYVLMSYNLITREVMTPIVCNGYTILKNGELCYFRAEDEATKNHLVQIWQTPFVKSDIMPSQHKDSYIYKIGNKDIVKAMADSQAIITLLNKNDDYAGLYADLTRLSQNILDGYYWITNSETFELNKPLTEIKSTANAAIDEFEKVVQLRHNAKKITGEVRQKAESLFIQIKSSPLNDIDVFVADLAGLRSLRGEVISLREVRYVDTEFINELEAEIVEQTENISQNCVEFLMDEKALEPYHARVEEKKGEIENITTVAEGKELQDAVNSITADLEMLIDIVSNLKIDDTSKSTQIINNISLIFATLNRVKADIKNKISSLGSKEAKADFAAQIKLIDQSIVNALDRATTPEKADELLNKISVQLEDLEARFADYEEFTGAIMEKREEVYSAFEAKKNALTEARNKKAIAIENASSRILKNVATKALTFDSVEEINGYFASDLMIAKLRDLVEQLIALEDTGKAEAIETELKSAREDALRKLKDKQDLYEDGENIIKLGTHKFAVNKQPLDLTIVYKDGNLNYHLTGTDFYQELKSETLLASKKYWSQELVSENEKIYRAAFLAYKIFRNNAPEKLFNMTDEALEALVAEETSKNYTEGYVKGVHDADAFKILKTLVAKHHNLGLLRYAPITRAFAQFFWYAQEDEARNIINSKIKASGGVLAIFPNSKEFDYIVKELQQKLEAHLHNTAFGKDLAIDTAKTARYLFDELKDDDAFTVSHKAAQLAESFIKMLDSKGAAVTFRHNIDHASDKESGVLLAAQWVASYLEETEQQQYAQYLYEITALLLYRHESAEKIVPIEPDEEITGLAGSHPTIEEGKYHFHYHEFTRIFGNYYDNEMPAFENFRAERHKLTIELKEQLRLNEFMPKVLTSFVRNKLIDQVYLPLFGENLAKQLGSAGENRRTDRSGMLLLVSPPGYGKTTLMEYLANRLGLVFMKINGPAIGHDITSVDPSSATNAAAREELKKLNLALEMGNNVMLYLDDIQHCSPEFLQKFISLADGTRKIEGIYNGQPKTYDMKSKKFCVIMAGNPYTETGEKFRIPDMLANRADIYNLGDVIGSTSDLFELSLIENALTSNPVLASIMAKNGDDLYPMIEMATTEQRDGIELKGNYSKQEIETYVSVLDKVIKVRDVVLKANAAYIASAAMEDAYRIEPPFRLQGSYRDMNKLVAKIVPVMNNDEISTLLLSHYRNETQTLTSAAEANLLKYKEMTGQLSEEDVARWESIKETFVKNNKLKGFGNRDDMAQMLSQVMEFTEHIEGIKEILRRGIEKQ, translated from the coding sequence ATGAGTACACTGGAAGGCGGTACATATGAAATTATACAAGCACGTTTAGAAGCCCAAAAGAAAGATCTTTTGGACAGGCTGCAAAAACTAAATGGCGCGCGGAAGGAAGTATTTGGCAGTATCGAAACCAAACTGATAGCCAATAACAGAATTATTACCCAAAATAACTGTATTCCTGCCGATATTGTATCAATAAACGACAGGTGCATATTGGGGTATAATGTACACTTTGGGCTGCGTACCGATATTAAGGCTGAGGATGTTTTTGCCATATATGTATATGAAAACGGCGATTTTCGTGAGGAAAACCTCGACTTTATTGGCGACGAAACATTCCAAACTGATTTTTTTAACCTTTATAAATATTACAGAGATACCAGTTTTCGCAAGTTTTTTATTGCGGGTAACTACCTGCACATGGTATTCCAAATCAGCGACCGAATTTCGGATATAAAGACATTCAAATGGCTGATAAAAGACAACCAGCTTACTTATATAGACAACAGGAGCGACCACGAATATAAATTTCCGCGTCAGCACGATTTCAGGTGGCAGGAAACCACGCGCGAAATGCAAAAGTATGGCGAACACCCTCACGTTTCTATACTCGATAAAGTATTTGTAGAAACTGTGGGTGGTACACTTACCATAAAAATAGAAAACAATACCGCTGTAGGCAAAGGTATTTATGACGAAGATGTTATTCATCCTGACCAAACGTTGGACGATGGTAATTTTCAATATGCCGATTTGGGTAACCTTATCGCACTGCGCATAAAACCCTTTCAGGAAGAGCCCCGTTATTTTATATATAATCATAAATTACAGGAAGTCCGCAAGATAGACAGCCTTGAAACATCGGCTATTTTATTGCCTGACGATCATGGGTTGATATTCTCTAACGGGTATTACTTGCAAACAGGCGAATATAAAATATTTGAGAGTAGTCTGGAAAACCTGATGTTTCAGGAACGTATCGCATCGCCTAACGGCGAGGACTTTATGTATGTTTTTTATGAAGAAACCTACGGGCAGTATGTACTGATGTCCTATAACCTTATTACCCGCGAGGTAATGACACCCATTGTTTGTAATGGTTATACCATTCTTAAAAACGGCGAGCTGTGCTACTTCCGTGCGGAAGATGAAGCGACTAAAAATCACTTGGTACAAATATGGCAAACGCCGTTTGTAAAAAGCGATATTATGCCGTCACAACACAAGGACAGCTACATCTATAAAATAGGCAATAAGGATATTGTAAAAGCTATGGCAGACAGTCAAGCCATTATTACCTTATTGAATAAAAATGACGATTATGCAGGCTTGTATGCCGACCTTACTCGTTTGTCTCAAAACATACTTGATGGCTATTACTGGATAACCAACAGTGAGACGTTTGAGCTTAACAAGCCACTTACCGAGATAAAAAGCACGGCAAATGCCGCCATCGATGAGTTTGAAAAGGTGGTGCAATTGCGCCATAATGCCAAGAAAATTACAGGAGAGGTACGGCAAAAAGCAGAGAGTCTTTTTATACAAATAAAGAGTTCTCCGCTTAACGATATTGATGTTTTTGTAGCCGATCTTGCCGGATTACGCTCACTACGTGGCGAAGTAATAAGCCTGCGCGAAGTACGCTATGTTGACACTGAGTTTATTAATGAGCTGGAAGCCGAAATTGTAGAACAAACCGAGAATATTTCGCAAAACTGTGTAGAGTTCCTTATGGATGAAAAGGCTTTAGAGCCATATCATGCACGGGTAGAAGAAAAGAAAGGCGAAATAGAAAATATTACCACCGTTGCCGAAGGTAAAGAATTGCAAGATGCCGTAAATAGCATTACTGCCGATTTGGAAATGCTGATTGATATCGTATCGAATTTAAAGATAGATGATACCTCGAAGTCAACACAAATTATCAATAATATCTCCCTGATATTTGCTACACTTAACCGCGTTAAGGCAGATATAAAAAACAAGATTTCATCGCTTGGCAGTAAAGAAGCAAAAGCCGATTTTGCAGCACAGATAAAACTGATAGACCAAAGTATTGTAAATGCACTCGACAGAGCTACCACTCCTGAAAAAGCGGATGAATTACTGAATAAAATTTCAGTACAACTGGAAGACCTTGAAGCACGCTTTGCCGACTATGAGGAGTTTACAGGGGCTATCATGGAGAAGCGCGAAGAGGTATATTCGGCATTCGAAGCGAAGAAAAATGCACTTACCGAGGCACGCAATAAAAAGGCGATTGCCATAGAAAATGCTTCAAGCCGTATTTTAAAAAATGTGGCAACTAAGGCACTTACATTCGATTCGGTTGAGGAGATAAACGGTTATTTTGCATCTGACCTGATGATTGCCAAACTCCGCGACCTTGTAGAGCAACTTATAGCACTAGAAGATACAGGCAAAGCCGAAGCCATAGAAACCGAATTGAAATCAGCGAGAGAAGATGCACTTCGTAAACTGAAAGACAAGCAGGACTTGTATGAAGACGGCGAAAATATTATAAAGTTGGGTACTCATAAGTTTGCGGTAAACAAGCAACCGCTAGACTTAACGATAGTGTATAAAGACGGTAACCTGAACTATCATTTAACAGGGACTGATTTTTACCAAGAGTTGAAAAGTGAAACCTTATTAGCTTCTAAAAAATATTGGAGTCAGGAACTGGTTTCAGAAAATGAAAAGATATACAGAGCAGCTTTCTTGGCATACAAGATATTCAGGAATAATGCTCCTGAAAAGCTTTTTAATATGACCGATGAAGCCTTAGAGGCTTTAGTAGCTGAAGAAACGTCTAAAAACTATACCGAAGGCTATGTAAAAGGCGTGCATGATGCCGATGCTTTTAAAATACTGAAAACATTGGTGGCAAAGCATCATAACTTGGGGTTGTTGCGCTACGCGCCTATCACCCGAGCGTTTGCACAGTTCTTTTGGTATGCACAAGAAGATGAAGCTCGGAATATCATTAATAGCAAAATAAAAGCGTCGGGAGGCGTGCTGGCGATATTCCCTAATAGCAAGGAGTTTGATTATATTGTTAAAGAGTTACAGCAAAAACTAGAGGCGCATTTACACAATACAGCTTTTGGTAAAGACTTGGCTATTGATACGGCTAAAACAGCACGCTATCTTTTTGATGAATTAAAGGATGATGATGCTTTTACAGTAAGCCATAAAGCGGCACAACTGGCGGAGAGCTTTATAAAAATGCTCGACAGCAAGGGTGCAGCCGTTACCTTTAGACATAATATAGACCATGCTTCTGATAAAGAGAGTGGTGTGCTACTGGCTGCACAATGGGTAGCTTCTTATTTAGAAGAAACCGAGCAACAGCAGTATGCACAGTATTTGTATGAAATAACAGCTTTGTTATTATACAGGCATGAGTCGGCAGAGAAAATAGTACCGATAGAACCAGATGAAGAAATTACAGGACTAGCAGGTTCTCACCCAACAATAGAGGAAGGGAAATATCATTTCCACTATCATGAGTTTACACGAATTTTCGGTAACTATTATGATAACGAAATGCCTGCTTTTGAAAACTTCAGAGCAGAACGCCACAAGCTTACCATAGAGCTTAAAGAACAATTGCGTTTAAATGAGTTTATGCCAAAAGTATTGACCTCGTTTGTTCGTAATAAGTTAATTGATCAAGTCTATTTGCCATTATTTGGTGAAAACCTTGCCAAACAATTGGGTAGTGCAGGCGAAAACCGCCGAACTGATCGTTCGGGAATGTTACTATTGGTATCGCCACCAGGTTATGGTAAAACCACCTTAATGGAGTATCTAGCGAACAGGCTTGGGTTGGTTTTCATGAAAATAAACGGTCCTGCAATTGGGCACGATATTACATCGGTAGACCCATCGTCGGCTACTAATGCAGCAGCTCGTGAGGAATTGAAGAAGCTGAACCTTGCCCTTGAAATGGGGAATAATGTAATGCTATATCTTGATGATATACAGCATTGTAGTCCTGAGTTTTTACAGAAGTTTATTTCGCTTGCCGATGGTACGCGTAAGATAGAAGGTATATATAATGGGCAACCCAAAACGTATGACATGAAATCGAAGAAGTTTTGTGTTATTATGGCGGGTAACCCTTATACCGAAACTGGCGAGAAATTCCGCATACCCGATATGCTTGCCAACCGTGCCGATATTTACAATTTGGGTGATGTTATAGGTAGTACAAGCGACTTGTTTGAATTGAGCCTTATAGAGAATGCTTTAACGTCTAACCCTGTATTGGCAAGTATAATGGCTAAAAACGGTGATGACTTGTACCCGATGATTGAAATGGCAACAACAGAGCAGCGTGATGGCATTGAACTGAAAGGTAATTATAGCAAGCAGGAAATAGAAACCTACGTTAGTGTACTAGATAAAGTAATAAAAGTGCGTGATGTAGTACTAAAAGCCAATGCCGCCTATATTGCCTCAGCAGCTATGGAAGATGCCTATCGAATAGAACCGCCATTTAGGTTGCAAGGATCTTACCGTGATATGAACAAGCTAGTTGCTAAGATAGTACCTGTTATGAACAATGATGAGATAAGCACTCTCTTACTTTCGCATTACCGTAACGAAACACAAACGCTTACCAGTGCTGCCGAAGCGAACCTACTTAAGTATAAAGAAATGACAGGGCAACTCTCGGAAGAAGATGTAGCGCGTTGGGAGTCTATAAAAGAGACTTTTGTAAAGAACAACAAACTTAAAGGCTTTGGCAACCGAGATGACATGGCACAAATGCTATCGCAAGTAATGGAATTTACCGAGCATATAGAAGGTATAAAAGAGATATTGCGAAGAGGTATTGAAAAGCAATAA
- a CDS encoding flotillin family protein yields MIAIIVVIIGLAVWIISMYKKTIQGKVIVRTGYGGTKVFFNAGLIVPVFHKMEIMDISVKKLDVERTGVNGLICKDNIRADIKVTFFIKINKSTADIINVAQTIGCERASEIDVLRQLFDAKFSEALKTVGKKFDFIELYEARSEFREEIISIIGTDLNGYILDDCAIDDLEQTSLSHLKSDNILDSEGIKKITELTAAQNMKSNLIRRDEEKTIRKQDVEAREAILALDRQLAEKEEIQKREIANIRSREEAEIAKVAEEEKLKSETARISTAEKVQVAEENKDRLVIVAAKNKERTAAVETERVEKDRALEQTERERIVTLAQIEKEKAVEVERKNIQNVIRDRVTLEKGVVQEQENMKDIEAFKTADREKKVAITLAEKLSEELYIKRLKAAEAEKEAMKQKAEEINIDAAARMAASEKEAEARKILAEAKAKEDATLGLSEAQVMHAKADANERQGIVDAVIIEKKALAEAAGLKARAEAEREFGLSEANVIKEKAFAEASGIEEKAEAMKKLDGVGKDHEEFKLKLDKELQVDLAHINIQKDIADAQASVIGEALKAAKIDIVGGETMFFDQIVNQITRAKGFDRLVNHSENITEIKDAILGEGGESQENLIERVKGFADKYNISSEDIKNLTVAGLLMELQKRSSDDGEQGLFANLMDMAKNLGLSNRKLG; encoded by the coding sequence ATGATAGCCATTATCGTTGTGATTATTGGTCTTGCAGTATGGATAATATCCATGTACAAAAAAACCATACAAGGTAAAGTTATAGTACGTACTGGGTATGGAGGTACAAAAGTATTCTTTAATGCAGGGCTTATAGTACCAGTTTTCCATAAAATGGAGATTATGGACATCTCTGTAAAAAAGCTCGATGTAGAGCGTACAGGTGTTAACGGTCTTATCTGTAAAGACAACATCCGTGCCGATATCAAAGTAACGTTCTTTATCAAAATTAATAAATCTACTGCTGATATTATTAACGTAGCACAAACCATCGGTTGCGAAAGAGCATCAGAAATTGATGTACTTAGGCAGCTGTTTGATGCTAAATTCTCGGAGGCATTAAAAACAGTAGGTAAAAAGTTTGATTTTATCGAGCTATACGAAGCCCGAAGCGAATTCCGTGAAGAGATTATCTCGATAATAGGAACAGACCTTAACGGTTATATTCTTGATGACTGTGCTATTGACGATTTAGAACAAACATCATTAAGCCATCTAAAATCAGATAACATTCTTGACTCTGAAGGTATCAAGAAAATTACTGAGCTTACGGCTGCACAAAACATGAAATCAAACCTTATCCGCAGGGACGAGGAGAAAACCATCCGCAAGCAAGATGTAGAGGCACGTGAAGCTATTTTAGCACTAGACCGTCAGCTTGCCGAAAAAGAAGAAATACAAAAACGTGAGATAGCAAATATCAGATCGCGTGAGGAAGCTGAAATTGCAAAAGTAGCCGAAGAAGAAAAACTGAAATCGGAAACAGCACGCATTAGCACTGCCGAAAAAGTTCAGGTTGCCGAAGAAAACAAAGACAGGCTTGTAATTGTAGCAGCCAAGAACAAAGAACGTACGGCTGCCGTAGAAACCGAAAGGGTAGAAAAAGACCGTGCATTAGAACAAACCGAAAGGGAACGTATTGTTACACTAGCTCAGATAGAGAAAGAAAAAGCCGTTGAGGTAGAGCGCAAAAACATACAGAATGTTATCCGCGATAGGGTTACGCTAGAAAAAGGCGTGGTGCAAGAGCAGGAAAACATGAAAGATATTGAGGCATTTAAAACTGCCGATAGGGAGAAAAAAGTAGCAATCACACTTGCCGAGAAATTAAGTGAAGAGCTATACATTAAACGCCTGAAAGCTGCCGAGGCAGAAAAAGAGGCAATGAAACAAAAAGCAGAAGAAATTAATATTGATGCTGCTGCTAGAATGGCTGCGAGTGAAAAAGAAGCCGAAGCCCGTAAAATACTTGCCGAAGCCAAAGCTAAGGAAGATGCTACATTAGGATTATCTGAAGCGCAAGTAATGCATGCTAAAGCGGACGCTAACGAAAGACAAGGTATAGTAGATGCGGTAATTATCGAGAAAAAAGCCCTTGCCGAAGCAGCAGGTCTTAAAGCAAGAGCCGAAGCCGAAAGAGAGTTCGGATTATCTGAAGCCAATGTTATTAAAGAGAAAGCATTTGCCGAAGCTAGCGGTATAGAAGAAAAAGCTGAAGCAATGAAGAAACTTGACGGTGTAGGTAAAGACCATGAAGAGTTCAAGTTAAAACTAGATAAAGAACTTCAAGTTGATCTTGCACACATCAATATCCAGAAAGATATTGCAGATGCTCAGGCAAGCGTAATAGGAGAAGCACTTAAAGCGGCTAAGATTGATATTGTGGGTGGCGAAACAATGTTCTTTGACCAGATTGTTAACCAGATAACAAGAGCCAAAGGCTTTGACAGACTGGTAAACCACTCTGAGAATATTACCGAGATTAAAGATGCTATTTTAGGCGAAGGTGGCGAAAGCCAAGAAAACCTAATAGAGCGTGTTAAAGGCTTTGCCGATAAATACAACATCTCGTCAGAGGATATAAAAAACCTAACCGTAGCCGGACTGCTTATGGAACTGCAAAAACGCAGTAGCGATGACGGAGAGCAAGGCTTGTTTGCTAACCTGATGGATATGGCTAAAAACCTAGGCTTGTCTAACAGGAAGCTGGGATAA
- a CDS encoding M12 family metallo-peptidase, which produces MKKITLIIALLLSVSFYAQRRVAIKVQELNNAEASFQKFTPLIASQGTKDYTIVDNETYATLDSNVLNTIYNSKPETINLIIPYQGNNINISLYKVTIFAEGFHADTDKEKDFAFKHGVFYRGIIKNDNASLASFSFFENEMSGIVSNQEHKNIVIGKLAKLHNFSEYIIYSDSELNVANPFNCSTSDDNIIKGQQFGKKTALSTQNTETDKCVGLYYEIDYDIFQQNFSTEELTANWLTSLFNNTQTLYDNDGINISLKSFFIWTTDDPYFGEDSVDYLIQFFDNYQTTFFDGDLGQLLADDLGSLGGIAFLNGVCDIPNNVSYVDVDGTSLQDVPAYSWSVQASTHELGHQLGSPHTHACVWNGNNTAIDGCYETEGGCAPGPIPTNGGTIMSYCHLSSAGVNLANGFGEQPAQLMIDNVNASNCLSTSCEGGICDGNISNLGVEDSSLDNFIISWEDESSTTNLWDIRLDEASTSQNSGWVEVDSEFVTIQDLQPNNYYVLKVRSVCETGVSGIEEILFATDADWCEGQIFTDPGGVSGNYNENQYIARTFTPTEEGKVIRVTFNSFELEQGFDYLTIYNGATTTAPLINNYTGTSIQNVVTSTAADGSLTFEFSSNESQNNAGWVASVECVNANASVNDNSFNNFTYYPNPATDLLNISAGEEITEIKVYAISGQLLFTKEVNAAQTTIDISALANGVYFFKAVNDNKETNFRVVKQ; this is translated from the coding sequence ATGAAAAAAATTACACTAATAATAGCACTCCTTCTTTCGGTATCTTTTTATGCTCAGCGAAGAGTTGCTATAAAGGTGCAGGAATTAAATAATGCTGAAGCATCTTTTCAAAAATTCACTCCTCTTATTGCTTCTCAAGGCACTAAAGACTATACAATAGTAGATAACGAAACGTATGCTACGCTCGACAGTAATGTTTTAAATACTATATATAACAGCAAACCAGAAACTATTAACCTGATAATACCATATCAGGGAAATAATATAAACATCAGCCTGTATAAAGTAACTATTTTTGCCGAAGGCTTCCATGCAGATACTGATAAAGAAAAAGATTTTGCTTTTAAACACGGTGTTTTCTACCGTGGTATTATAAAAAATGATAATGCATCACTGGCATCTTTTAGCTTTTTCGAGAATGAAATGTCGGGTATTGTATCTAATCAAGAACATAAAAACATTGTGATTGGCAAGCTTGCCAAACTCCACAACTTTTCAGAATACATTATTTATTCTGATAGCGAACTAAATGTTGCTAATCCTTTTAACTGCTCAACATCGGATGACAATATTATTAAAGGACAGCAATTTGGAAAAAAAACAGCATTAAGCACACAAAATACAGAGACCGATAAATGTGTGGGCCTCTATTATGAAATAGATTATGATATCTTTCAACAAAACTTTTCTACCGAAGAACTTACCGCCAACTGGCTTACCTCCTTATTTAACAATACTCAAACACTATATGATAACGACGGTATTAACATATCGCTAAAATCATTTTTCATTTGGACTACTGATGACCCGTATTTTGGTGAAGACTCGGTTGATTACCTTATACAGTTTTTTGACAACTATCAAACTACCTTTTTCGATGGAGATTTAGGTCAACTTTTAGCAGACGATTTAGGAAGTTTAGGGGGGATTGCTTTCTTAAATGGTGTTTGTGATATCCCTAATAATGTTAGTTATGTAGATGTAGATGGTACTTCTTTACAAGATGTCCCAGCATATTCATGGAGTGTTCAGGCTTCAACACACGAACTTGGTCATCAATTAGGCTCACCACATACACATGCCTGTGTATGGAATGGAAACAATACAGCAATAGATGGTTGTTATGAAACAGAAGGTGGTTGTGCCCCAGGACCAATTCCTACAAATGGAGGAACTATTATGAGCTATTGTCATTTATCATCTGCGGGCGTTAACCTAGCAAATGGTTTTGGGGAACAACCTGCACAATTAATGATTGATAATGTAAACGCTTCAAATTGCCTAAGCACAAGCTGCGAAGGTGGCATTTGTGACGGCAATATTAGTAATTTAGGCGTTGAAGACTCTTCATTAGATAATTTTATCATCTCATGGGAAGACGAAAGTAGTACAACTAATTTATGGGATATAAGACTAGATGAGGCTAGCACATCACAAAATAGTGGATGGGTAGAGGTAGACTCAGAGTTTGTAACTATACAAGACCTTCAGCCTAACAATTATTATGTATTAAAAGTACGTTCTGTTTGCGAAACTGGAGTGTCTGGAATAGAAGAAATACTTTTTGCTACCGATGCCGACTGGTGTGAAGGGCAAATATTTACCGATCCAGGAGGAGTATCTGGGAACTATAATGAAAATCAATACATCGCCCGTACATTTACCCCTACAGAAGAAGGAAAAGTAATACGAGTTACCTTTAACTCATTTGAACTTGAACAAGGTTTTGATTATCTTACTATCTATAACGGAGCTACTACGACCGCCCCTTTAATAAATAACTACACAGGAACATCTATTCAAAATGTGGTTACCTCTACAGCAGCAGACGGTTCGTTAACTTTTGAGTTTTCTTCAAATGAATCACAAAATAATGCAGGATGGGTTGCCTCAGTAGAATGTGTTAATGCCAATGCTAGTGTTAATGATAACTCATTCAATAACTTTACATACTATCCTAATCCGGCTACAGACCTACTAAATATTAGTGCTGGTGAAGAAATCACCGAGATAAAAGTATATGCTATTTCAGGACAGCTATTATTTACAAAAGAGGTAAACGCAGCTCAGACTACTATAGATATTTCTGCACTGGCTAACGGTGTATACTTCTTTAAAGCGGTAAACGATAATAAGGAAACTAATTTTAGAGTGGTAAAACAATAA